One Natrinema longum genomic window carries:
- a CDS encoding DUF502 domain-containing protein: MAALVSRFQRLLINGVVITIPLVATLLVVLVVFDFILGVLSPIVSGVTYAWPDEPPVAVIQFATLLSVIGFFLVVGLVAEYTPGTYLSERVHATMETIPGVSTVYESVRRASRLLADDETDQFQEVKLVEFPHEGAYMLGFLTAETPAVVEDSAGEAGMVTIMVPLAPNPATNGYVMHMPAENVHEVDLTVEEAFRSIATLGVAADSLGGDG, translated from the coding sequence ATGGCTGCGCTCGTCTCGAGGTTCCAGCGATTGCTCATCAATGGAGTCGTGATCACGATTCCACTGGTCGCGACGCTACTCGTCGTCCTCGTCGTGTTCGATTTCATCCTCGGCGTGCTCTCGCCGATCGTTTCCGGTGTGACGTACGCCTGGCCCGACGAACCGCCGGTGGCAGTGATCCAGTTCGCGACGCTGCTGTCCGTGATCGGCTTTTTTCTGGTAGTCGGTCTCGTTGCGGAGTACACTCCCGGAACGTATCTCTCGGAGCGGGTCCACGCGACGATGGAGACGATTCCCGGCGTCAGTACCGTCTACGAGAGCGTTCGACGGGCGAGCAGGCTTCTCGCCGACGACGAAACGGATCAGTTTCAGGAGGTCAAGCTGGTCGAATTTCCCCACGAGGGAGCGTACATGCTCGGCTTTCTCACCGCGGAGACGCCGGCCGTGGTCGAAGACAGTGCGGGCGAAGCCGGGATGGTGACGATCATGGTACCGCTCGCCCCGAACCCGGCGACGAACGGGTACGTCATGCACATGCCAGCCGAGAACGTCCACGAAGTCGATCTCACTGTCGAGGAGGCGTTCCGATCGATCGCGACGCTCGGGGTCGCTGCCGATAGTCTCGGCGGCGACGGGTGA
- a CDS encoding LAGLIDADG family homing endonuclease produces MAQAGNSELVDAFEQFFRNYYDNEIKQLAQRYPNEQRSIHVDWQDLYRFDPDLADDFIAQPEQLQRYAEEALRLYDLPIDVSLGQAHVRIRNLPETESPEIREIRARDMNSLVQVHGIVRKATDVRPKIEEAAFECQLCGTLSRVPQSSGDFQEPHECQGCERQGPFRVNFDQSEFVDSQKIRVQESPEGLRGGETPQALDINIEDDITGEVTPGDHVSATGVLRLEQQGDQQEKSPVFDFYMEGMAVEIDEEQFEDMDITEEDKKAIYDISNQDDVYEKMVASIAPSIYGYDQEKLSMILQLFSGVTKQLPDGSRIRGDLHMLLIGDPGTGKSQMLAYIENIAPRAVYTSGKGSSSAGLTAAAVRDDFGDGQQWTLEAGALVLADRGIAAIDELDKMRCVTGDTLVYTGNGIKPIRELAHESVTDGSIESLENGRTIRDVDTEVWTMTADGAVTKRDVRAIHEYDAPDELREIELESGERLATTADHPFFVLEDGKRKERHAQHLSEGDWVYVPRTVPAAVTDGGVSVLPASESDADIEHLTAAHGAILGYIAGDGNVIYNRDDGSYGFRFTNKEAELLNDFEKACTKAFDTQPVRHPSEQRDDGVETVRIHGKQYVDELLDAGANLETYDGKRLPEAVTQASRETKAAFACALADSEGTVDERAVKIHSSSYELLLGTKMLLLEFGISSQIQTRTYEDQRDLFVLAITSHRSLEAFDRHIGFTLERKQRALKRASERTTGTRTILDVLPECGELFEQARGALRLYQSECGLDNDSTYCNFENEDANASLRLSERILEAFEDRKATAGDHYDELASKTSWARLEVLRERYHVSQQELTAELSFSQSHLSTHWGSDTELRERVRRRLRELLATPASVDLEPLRNLIKADVKWRRVANVRSIASRDHTDTRVQVLEQRLADEIGATTVDSVQERARSLTETDEVAETWDGLRKQLAEYGISFRRVAAEMDVDGSTVSRWFTGTVDIGNFDTVRSVCGELLEIKRKRIAELLGKIERRAEPRVYDLTVEGTHNFIANGMVVHNSEDRSAMHEALEQQKISVSKAGINATLKSRCSLLGAANPKYGRFDQYEPISEQIDLEPALISRFDLIFTVTDTPDEEKDRNLAEHIITTNYAGELTTQREEMSSLEVSTDEIDEMTEQVDPEIDAELLRKYIAYAKQNCHPRMTEAARNAIRDFYVDLRSKGTDEDAAVPVTARKLEALVRLSEASARVRLSDTVEQDDAERVIEIVRSCLQDVGVDPETGEFDADIVEAGTSKSQRDRIKNLKGLISDIEEEYDDGAPVDIVLERAEEVGMDHSKAEHEIDKLKQKGEVYEPSTDTLRTT; encoded by the coding sequence ATGGCGCAAGCGGGAAATTCCGAACTCGTCGACGCTTTCGAGCAGTTCTTCCGCAACTACTACGACAACGAGATCAAGCAGCTTGCCCAGCGCTATCCGAACGAACAGCGGTCGATCCACGTCGACTGGCAGGACCTCTACCGATTCGATCCCGATCTCGCGGACGACTTCATCGCACAGCCCGAGCAACTCCAGCGCTACGCCGAAGAGGCGCTCCGACTGTACGACCTCCCGATCGACGTGAGCCTCGGGCAGGCCCACGTTCGGATCCGAAACCTCCCCGAAACCGAGTCCCCCGAGATCCGGGAGATCCGCGCTCGAGACATGAACTCCCTCGTCCAGGTTCACGGCATCGTCCGCAAGGCGACGGACGTCCGCCCGAAGATCGAGGAAGCGGCCTTCGAGTGCCAGCTCTGTGGGACCCTCTCCCGGGTCCCCCAGTCCAGTGGCGACTTTCAGGAGCCCCACGAGTGTCAGGGCTGTGAACGACAGGGCCCCTTCCGCGTCAACTTCGATCAATCCGAGTTCGTCGATTCCCAGAAGATCCGCGTCCAGGAGAGCCCCGAGGGACTCCGCGGCGGCGAAACGCCACAGGCACTCGACATCAACATCGAAGACGACATCACCGGCGAAGTCACGCCCGGCGATCACGTCTCCGCGACCGGCGTCCTTCGACTCGAGCAACAGGGCGACCAGCAAGAGAAGTCGCCGGTCTTCGACTTCTACATGGAGGGGATGGCCGTCGAGATCGACGAAGAGCAGTTCGAGGACATGGACATCACCGAGGAAGACAAGAAGGCGATCTACGATATCTCCAATCAGGACGACGTCTACGAGAAGATGGTCGCCTCCATCGCACCCTCGATCTACGGCTACGATCAGGAGAAGCTCTCGATGATCCTGCAGCTGTTCTCGGGGGTGACGAAACAACTGCCCGACGGCTCGCGGATTCGCGGGGATCTGCATATGCTTCTCATCGGTGATCCGGGTACCGGGAAGAGCCAGATGCTCGCATACATCGAGAACATCGCGCCGCGGGCCGTCTACACCTCCGGGAAAGGGTCGTCCTCGGCCGGTCTCACGGCTGCGGCCGTTCGCGACGACTTCGGGGACGGACAGCAGTGGACGCTCGAGGCCGGCGCGCTCGTCCTCGCAGATCGGGGGATCGCCGCCATCGACGAACTCGACAAGATGCGGTGTGTGACAGGTGATACACTTGTCTACACTGGTAACGGCATCAAACCGATCCGTGAACTCGCGCACGAATCGGTTACTGACGGCTCGATCGAATCACTCGAGAACGGCCGGACGATCCGAGATGTCGATACAGAGGTCTGGACGATGACTGCGGACGGGGCCGTAACCAAACGCGACGTCCGTGCGATCCACGAATACGACGCACCGGATGAACTCCGTGAAATCGAACTGGAGAGCGGGGAACGGCTAGCGACGACAGCCGACCACCCGTTCTTCGTTCTGGAGGATGGAAAGCGAAAAGAACGCCACGCCCAGCACCTCAGCGAGGGCGATTGGGTATACGTTCCTCGAACGGTTCCGGCGGCAGTCACAGACGGTGGCGTGAGCGTGTTGCCGGCTTCCGAGAGCGATGCAGATATCGAGCATCTCACCGCCGCCCACGGTGCAATTTTGGGATATATCGCCGGTGATGGAAACGTCATCTACAATCGAGACGATGGAAGCTACGGCTTCCGCTTTACGAACAAAGAAGCAGAGCTTCTGAACGACTTCGAAAAGGCCTGTACGAAAGCGTTCGATACACAACCCGTCCGCCACCCGAGTGAACAACGCGACGACGGTGTCGAAACGGTCCGCATCCACGGAAAACAGTACGTCGACGAACTTCTCGACGCGGGTGCAAACCTCGAGACGTACGACGGGAAACGACTTCCGGAGGCAGTTACCCAGGCGTCCAGAGAAACGAAAGCCGCGTTCGCCTGCGCCCTCGCAGATTCGGAGGGGACGGTCGACGAACGCGCCGTCAAGATCCATTCATCGAGCTACGAGCTACTGCTCGGGACGAAAATGCTCCTGCTCGAGTTCGGTATCTCGAGTCAGATCCAAACACGAACGTACGAAGACCAGCGTGATCTGTTCGTCCTCGCAATCACGTCCCACCGATCGTTGGAGGCCTTCGATCGTCATATCGGATTTACGCTCGAGCGAAAGCAGCGCGCGCTGAAACGAGCAAGCGAACGAACGACCGGAACTCGAACGATTTTGGACGTACTTCCGGAGTGTGGAGAGCTGTTCGAACAGGCACGCGGTGCACTTCGTCTCTACCAATCCGAGTGCGGCCTCGACAACGATTCGACTTACTGCAACTTCGAGAACGAGGATGCGAACGCATCGCTGCGGCTCTCGGAGAGAATTCTCGAGGCGTTCGAAGACAGAAAAGCGACTGCAGGCGATCACTACGACGAACTCGCGTCCAAGACGTCCTGGGCGCGGCTAGAGGTACTCCGTGAGCGATACCACGTGTCACAGCAGGAGCTAACGGCAGAGCTATCGTTCTCTCAGTCGCATCTCTCGACCCACTGGGGGAGCGATACTGAACTCCGAGAACGAGTTCGACGACGGCTACGGGAGCTGCTCGCCACGCCGGCGTCGGTCGATCTCGAACCGCTCCGAAACCTCATCAAAGCCGACGTGAAGTGGCGCCGCGTAGCGAACGTTCGATCGATAGCATCGCGAGATCACACCGACACTAGAGTACAGGTGCTCGAACAGCGACTCGCCGACGAAATCGGAGCGACGACCGTCGACTCGGTTCAGGAACGGGCACGGTCGTTGACCGAGACGGACGAAGTAGCCGAAACGTGGGACGGACTGCGGAAACAGCTGGCGGAATACGGAATTTCGTTCCGGCGAGTCGCAGCGGAGATGGACGTCGACGGGTCCACGGTTTCACGATGGTTCACCGGGACCGTCGATATCGGAAACTTCGATACCGTCCGCTCCGTCTGTGGCGAGTTGCTCGAGATAAAACGGAAGCGAATCGCAGAACTGCTCGGAAAAATCGAGCGGCGGGCGGAGCCGCGGGTATACGATCTCACCGTCGAAGGCACGCACAATTTCATCGCGAACGGAATGGTCGTCCACAACTCCGAGGACCGGTCCGCCATGCACGAGGCCCTCGAGCAACAGAAGATTTCGGTCTCGAAGGCGGGGATCAACGCCACGCTCAAGTCCCGCTGTTCGCTGCTGGGCGCGGCAAACCCCAAGTACGGTCGCTTCGACCAGTACGAGCCGATCAGCGAGCAGATCGACCTCGAGCCGGCGCTGATCTCGCGGTTCGATCTGATCTTTACGGTGACGGACACGCCCGACGAGGAGAAAGACCGCAACCTCGCGGAACACATCATCACGACCAACTACGCCGGCGAGTTGACGACCCAGCGCGAGGAGATGTCGAGCCTCGAGGTCAGTACCGACGAGATCGACGAGATGACCGAGCAGGTCGACCCGGAGATCGACGCGGAGCTCCTGCGCAAGTACATCGCCTACGCCAAACAGAACTGCCACCCGCGAATGACCGAGGCGGCCCGCAACGCGATCCGGGATTTCTACGTCGATCTGCGTTCGAAGGGGACCGACGAGGACGCAGCGGTCCCCGTCACGGCCCGCAAGCTCGAGGCGCTGGTTCGGCTCTCGGAGGCGAGCGCCCGCGTTCGGCTGTCGGATACGGTCGAGCAAGACGACGCCGAGCGCGTCATCGAGATCGTACGTTCGTGTCTCCAGGACGTCGGGGTCGATCCCGAGACCGGCGAGTTCGACGCGGACATCGTCGAGGCCGGGACCTCGAAGTCCCAGCGCGATCGGATCAAGAACCTGAAGGGGCTGATCAGCGATATCGAGGAGGAGTACGACGACGGCGCGCCGGTCGATATCGTCCTCGAGCGAGCCGAGGAAGTCGGGATGGACCACTCCAAGGCCGAACACGAGATCGACAAACTCAAACAGAAAGGCGAGGTCTACGAGCCGAGTACGGACACGCTTCGGACGACGTAG
- a CDS encoding carboxypeptidase regulatory-like domain-containing protein, whose translation MDRNRLAALSITVLVLVSIGGLSGVTAAESDFHRLQDDPGTESIASQETNETTNGTLTGTVADEDGDPIPDATLHLSGASLTNTDDDGEFEVDLEPGEYTVIVTMSSPNRYTDQTVTIEANETTRQNFTLNTSAINETPTGTLTGTITDEDGDPIPNSRVRSIGTFTATANDDGEFEIDLEPGEYDVTAIAHDKDRRTNGTVTIEVNETTTRNFTLDTSATNETPDNETVESSVDTDDETTAENETDTDSGDENDSGEDTVPGFGVTASLVALLGACLVLQRS comes from the coding sequence ATGGATAGAAACCGACTTGCCGCCCTCTCCATCACGGTGCTCGTACTCGTCTCCATCGGTGGACTCAGTGGTGTTACCGCCGCAGAGAGCGACTTCCATCGCCTCCAAGACGACCCCGGCACCGAGTCCATTGCGAGTCAGGAGACGAACGAAACGACTAACGGAACGCTCACCGGGACAGTCGCTGACGAAGACGGAGACCCGATACCGGACGCCACACTCCACTTATCCGGCGCGTCTCTCACGAACACGGATGACGACGGCGAGTTCGAGGTCGACCTCGAGCCTGGAGAGTACACCGTCATTGTCACGATGAGCAGTCCAAATCGCTACACCGATCAGACAGTAACGATCGAGGCAAACGAGACGACGAGGCAGAACTTCACGTTGAACACCTCGGCGATCAACGAAACGCCGACAGGAACGCTCACCGGCACGATCACCGACGAAGACGGTGATCCGATACCGAACAGTAGAGTTCGTTCAATCGGAACGTTCACCGCCACTGCGAACGACGACGGCGAGTTCGAGATCGACCTCGAGCCCGGCGAGTACGACGTGACTGCGATAGCACACGACAAAGACCGCCGTACCAATGGGACAGTAACGATCGAGGTAAACGAGACCACGACGCGAAACTTCACCCTCGATACCTCAGCGACCAACGAAACGCCGGACAACGAAACTGTCGAGAGTAGCGTCGATACCGACGACGAAACGACTGCTGAAAACGAAACTGATACCGATTCCGGCGACGAGAACGACAGCGGCGAGGATACCGTCCCCGGATTCGGTGTGACGGCTAGCCTCGTTGCCCTTCTCGGTGCGTGCTTGGTCTTGCAGCGATCCTGA
- a CDS encoding transcription initiation factor IIB — translation MADTDSCAICPECNGRLRRNGSEIICEECGLISAEDRIDHGPEWRSFEDDDTDRRRTGAPLTRSRHDRGLSTEIGYGSGSESGYSSRLTGRKRRQIARLRREHNRARISSKAERNQVYGFAEIRRITALLSLPDSTREQACALFESAQSEDLLQGRSLEGFAAAAIYATCRTRSVPRTTDEIADVARADGDELSVAYDALNRELGLPTGPIDPTQYLPRYASKLEVGSAVERRAREHVTALLEAGLIGGRNPSGVAAGCLYKAAGEREEWPSLTQAAAAEVADVAPVTIRSTVTALRKL, via the coding sequence ATGGCAGATACCGATTCATGTGCAATCTGCCCGGAGTGCAACGGCAGATTACGGCGGAACGGTTCTGAAATCATCTGTGAGGAATGCGGACTGATCTCCGCCGAAGATCGGATCGATCACGGCCCAGAATGGCGGTCGTTCGAGGACGACGACACCGATCGGCGACGGACCGGCGCACCGCTGACTCGATCGAGACACGACCGGGGACTCTCGACGGAGATCGGCTACGGCTCCGGTTCGGAGTCGGGATATAGTTCCCGACTGACCGGCCGCAAACGCCGACAGATCGCCCGCTTACGCCGGGAACACAATCGCGCGCGTATCTCCTCGAAGGCCGAGCGGAATCAGGTGTACGGATTCGCCGAAATCAGACGGATCACTGCTTTGCTCTCGCTGCCGGACTCGACCAGAGAGCAAGCCTGTGCCCTCTTCGAGTCCGCTCAATCCGAAGACCTGCTTCAGGGACGGTCACTCGAGGGGTTTGCTGCTGCCGCGATCTATGCGACCTGTCGAACCCGTTCGGTCCCCCGGACGACCGACGAGATCGCCGACGTCGCACGAGCCGACGGCGACGAGCTTTCGGTCGCCTACGACGCGTTGAACCGGGAACTCGGTCTCCCGACGGGGCCGATCGACCCCACGCAGTACCTGCCCCGGTACGCCTCGAAACTCGAGGTCGGATCGGCCGTCGAGCGTCGCGCCCGCGAACACGTCACCGCCTTGCTCGAGGCCGGGCTGATCGGCGGCCGCAATCCCAGCGGCGTCGCTGCCGGCTGTCTCTACAAAGCCGCGGGCGAACGTGAGGAGTGGCCGTCACTGACGCAGGCCGCGGCGGCCGAGGTCGCCGACGTCGCGCCAGTGACGATTCGATCGACCGTCACCGCACTGCGGAAACTCTGA
- the thrC gene encoding threonine synthase, with amino-acid sequence MSLSLSADQPEQPADADDGVWLECIECGETFAPFDDVRYTCDDCDGLLEVRYADLPTFDDFEGQGVWRYADALPFEAGVSIQEGATPLYEVPRLEDDIGIEALRIKHEGMNPTGSFKDRGMTVGVRVAKELGVGRLACASTGNTSAALAAYGSRGGMQTLVLLPAGKVAAGKIAQASLHGARILEVDGNFDACLDIVQELAGQGEAYLLNSLNPFRLEGQKTIGLEILEGFLADYDAPPDRIVLPVGNAGNTSALYKAFRELVQAGALDEDDVPKLTGVQADGAAPMVEAIENGADEIRRWEDVETRATAIRIGNPVNAPKALPGIRETGGTAVAVSDEEITEAQRDIAGEGIGVEPASAASVAGLRKLRAEGIVDDDERVACLTTGHLLKDPDAAAAAGSEPEPVPADTQGVLEHLSE; translated from the coding sequence ATGAGTCTCAGTCTCTCGGCCGACCAGCCGGAACAACCCGCCGACGCCGACGACGGCGTCTGGCTCGAGTGCATCGAGTGTGGCGAGACGTTCGCTCCCTTCGACGACGTCCGATACACCTGCGACGACTGTGACGGACTGCTCGAGGTCCGCTACGCCGACCTCCCGACCTTCGACGATTTCGAGGGACAGGGCGTCTGGCGCTACGCCGACGCCTTGCCGTTCGAGGCCGGCGTGTCGATCCAGGAAGGGGCGACGCCGCTGTACGAGGTCCCTCGACTCGAAGACGACATCGGCATCGAAGCCCTGCGGATCAAACACGAGGGGATGAATCCGACCGGCTCGTTCAAGGACCGCGGGATGACCGTCGGCGTGAGAGTCGCGAAAGAACTCGGCGTCGGCCGACTCGCGTGTGCATCCACGGGCAACACCAGTGCCGCGCTCGCAGCCTACGGCTCTCGTGGCGGCATGCAGACGCTCGTGCTTCTTCCCGCAGGGAAGGTCGCCGCCGGCAAGATCGCCCAGGCGAGCCTCCACGGTGCGCGCATCCTCGAAGTCGACGGCAACTTCGACGCCTGTCTCGACATCGTCCAGGAACTCGCGGGCCAAGGCGAGGCCTACCTGCTGAACTCGCTGAACCCGTTCCGGCTCGAGGGTCAGAAGACGATCGGTCTCGAGATCCTCGAGGGGTTCCTCGCGGACTACGACGCTCCGCCGGATCGGATCGTCCTCCCCGTCGGAAACGCGGGTAACACGTCGGCGCTGTACAAGGCCTTCCGCGAACTCGTCCAGGCGGGCGCACTCGACGAGGACGACGTCCCGAAGCTGACCGGCGTCCAGGCGGACGGGGCCGCACCGATGGTCGAAGCGATCGAGAACGGAGCCGACGAGATCCGCCGCTGGGAGGACGTCGAGACCCGTGCGACCGCGATCCGGATCGGGAACCCGGTCAACGCGCCGAAAGCCCTGCCCGGTATCCGCGAGACGGGTGGGACCGCCGTCGCAGTCTCCGACGAGGAGATCACCGAGGCCCAGCGCGACATCGCCGGCGAGGGCATCGGGGTCGAACCCGCGTCCGCCGCCTCCGTCGCCGGCCTCCGAAAACTCCGCGCTGAGGGCATCGTCGACGACGACGAACGCGTCGCCTGTCTCACCACCGGCCACCTGCTCAAGGACCCCGACGCCGCGGCCGCCGCCGGCAGCGAACCCGAACCCGTGCCGGCCGACACGCAGGGCGTGCTCGAGCACCTCTCGGAGTGA
- a CDS encoding helix-turn-helix domain-containing protein: MAETPQHRLGELMEQSNPAFEEVLSCVFGIEGHETRTYLVLCDQPGSTIEELASTLERDRSTVNRSLSTLHDRGLVRRNRRLLDGGGYVYQYTAIALPEAKEMLHEALDAWTATVHDVIDEFDGGDD, encoded by the coding sequence ATGGCCGAGACCCCCCAGCACCGCCTCGGGGAGCTGATGGAGCAATCGAATCCGGCGTTCGAGGAGGTACTGAGCTGCGTGTTCGGTATCGAAGGGCACGAGACCCGCACCTATCTCGTATTGTGTGACCAGCCCGGCAGTACGATCGAGGAGCTAGCGAGTACCCTCGAGCGCGACCGAAGTACAGTCAACCGTTCGCTGTCGACGCTCCACGACCGGGGCCTCGTTCGTCGAAACCGACGGTTGCTCGACGGTGGTGGCTACGTCTATCAGTACACCGCCATCGCGTTACCGGAGGCAAAGGAGATGCTCCACGAGGCACTGGACGCGTGGACGGCGACGGTTCACGACGTGATCGACGAGTTCGACGGCGGGGACGACTGA
- a CDS encoding histidine kinase: MASETMTRRSERTATTLAPWQAGTVGGIVGAIVFGAMMTMQTPGVIEAAIPALYGLDGGTVGMVIHVSHGAVLGVVFAALLVAAGRADLGFVPTIGVGLAYGIGIWAVLAVLVMPVWLSAVGFGMAPGVPNIAIESLLGHAAYGLVLGTVYAALE, encoded by the coding sequence ATGGCATCAGAAACGATGACCCGGCGATCGGAACGAACTGCAACCACACTCGCGCCCTGGCAGGCGGGGACCGTTGGCGGTATCGTCGGCGCGATCGTGTTCGGTGCGATGATGACGATGCAGACGCCCGGCGTGATCGAGGCCGCGATCCCGGCGCTGTACGGACTCGACGGCGGTACCGTGGGGATGGTCATTCACGTCTCTCACGGGGCCGTTCTCGGCGTGGTCTTCGCGGCGTTGCTCGTCGCGGCAGGCAGAGCCGATCTCGGCTTCGTTCCGACCATCGGCGTCGGACTCGCCTACGGGATCGGTATCTGGGCGGTCTTGGCCGTCCTCGTCATGCCAGTCTGGCTCTCCGCGGTCGGGTTCGGAATGGCACCCGGCGTTCCGAACATCGCCATCGAAAGCCTCCTCGGCCACGCGGCGTACGGACTCGTCCTTGGCACAGTGTACGCAGCCCTCGAGTGA
- the argF gene encoding ornithine carbamoyltransferase — translation MTTEPTHFLDIDDVSRDELLTILERAEAYKRAQRTGADHADLDGQTLGMIFQKPSTRTRVSFETGMTQLGGHAVFLGEDDIQLGRGEPLKDTSRTLSRYVDAVMARVFKHENIEVLAEYSSVPIVNGLTDDAHPCQTLADLLTIREHEGGFEDVSAVWIGDGNNVAQSFALGAALTDIDLTVATPAGYEIDDDVLDRARELGGDPTVTTDPVEAVTDADVIYTDVWISMGQEDERDVRMNDFEGFQVGSDLLEHAPEASVMHCLPAHRGEEITDEIIESDRSIVFDQAENRLHAQKALLSWLLE, via the coding sequence ATGACGACCGAGCCGACACACTTCCTCGACATCGACGACGTTTCGCGCGACGAACTGCTGACGATCCTCGAGCGAGCCGAGGCGTACAAACGCGCCCAGCGAACGGGTGCGGACCACGCCGATCTCGACGGGCAGACGCTGGGAATGATCTTCCAGAAGCCGAGCACGCGAACCCGCGTCTCCTTCGAGACGGGGATGACCCAACTGGGCGGCCACGCGGTCTTCCTGGGGGAAGACGACATCCAGCTCGGGCGGGGAGAGCCGCTGAAAGACACCTCGCGGACGCTCTCGCGGTACGTCGACGCGGTGATGGCCCGCGTGTTCAAACACGAGAACATCGAGGTGCTCGCGGAGTACTCCTCCGTGCCGATCGTCAACGGACTCACCGACGACGCCCATCCCTGCCAGACGCTCGCGGACCTGCTGACGATCCGCGAACACGAGGGCGGGTTCGAGGACGTCTCCGCGGTCTGGATCGGTGACGGCAACAACGTCGCCCAGTCGTTCGCGCTCGGCGCTGCGCTGACCGACATCGATCTGACGGTCGCGACGCCGGCGGGCTACGAGATCGACGACGACGTCCTCGATCGCGCCCGCGAACTCGGTGGCGATCCGACGGTCACAACCGATCCCGTCGAGGCAGTCACCGACGCCGACGTCATCTACACGGACGTCTGGATCAGCATGGGACAGGAGGACGAACGCGACGTCCGAATGAACGACTTCGAGGGGTTCCAGGTCGGTTCGGACCTGCTCGAGCACGCCCCCGAGGCGTCGGTTATGCACTGCCTTCCGGCGCATCGCGGCGAGGAAATCACCGACGAGATCATCGAGAGCGATCGGTCGATCGTGTTCGATCAGGCGGAAAACCGGCTGCACGCCCAGAAAGCGCTGTTGAGTTGGCTCCTCGAGTAA
- a CDS encoding [LysW]-lysine hydrolase, protein MSATMEDTADVSLEAARDLLIDLVSTPSPSGEEDGAARRLVEFFDAYGREAWIDDVGNVRAPADDAVLLTSHVDTVPGEIPVRVETADAADEDAEVAHEGEEILWGRGSVDATGPLTAMAVAAVRTGVSFVGVVKEETSSLGARHLVAEREAEPDAVVNGEPSGATGITLGYRGFLDGTYVATSESGHTSRPEPNAIQHATNWWRSVEDAFEQDEYTPVFERVTAKPVAIDGGISDDGLSVEATLEAQLRVPPSLDVETVRETAEAELEIGTVSWDEPIPPVMESPRTEVARAFRAAIRAEGGDPRLLRKTGTSDMNLYADAWDCPMVTYGPGNSALDHAPDERLSLPEFDQSVAVLERVATTLRGGDDE, encoded by the coding sequence ATGAGCGCGACCATGGAGGACACCGCCGACGTCTCGCTCGAGGCGGCCCGCGACCTCCTGATCGATCTCGTTTCGACGCCCTCTCCCTCCGGCGAGGAGGATGGGGCAGCACGGCGGCTCGTCGAGTTCTTCGATGCCTACGGCCGCGAGGCCTGGATCGACGACGTCGGCAACGTTCGCGCGCCGGCCGACGACGCCGTCCTCCTGACCTCGCACGTCGACACCGTCCCCGGTGAGATCCCGGTCCGCGTCGAGACTGCGGACGCCGCGGACGAGGACGCCGAGGTCGCCCACGAAGGCGAGGAGATCCTCTGGGGGAGAGGCAGCGTCGACGCGACCGGTCCCCTGACCGCGATGGCCGTCGCGGCCGTCCGGACCGGCGTCTCCTTCGTCGGCGTCGTCAAAGAAGAGACGAGTTCGCTGGGGGCCCGCCATCTCGTCGCGGAACGTGAGGCCGAACCCGATGCCGTCGTCAACGGCGAGCCAAGCGGTGCGACGGGCATCACGCTGGGCTACCGTGGGTTCCTCGACGGGACCTACGTCGCGACCAGCGAATCGGGCCATACCTCTCGACCCGAGCCAAACGCCATCCAGCACGCGACGAACTGGTGGAGGAGCGTCGAGGACGCGTTCGAACAGGACGAGTACACGCCGGTCTTCGAGCGCGTAACCGCCAAACCCGTCGCCATCGACGGCGGGATCAGCGACGACGGCCTCTCCGTCGAGGCCACCCTCGAGGCCCAGTTGCGGGTCCCCCCGTCGCTGGACGTCGAGACGGTCCGCGAGACGGCCGAAGCGGAACTCGAGATCGGGACCGTCTCCTGGGACGAGCCGATCCCGCCGGTGATGGAGAGCCCCCGTACCGAAGTCGCCCGCGCGTTCCGGGCGGCCATCCGAGCGGAGGGCGGCGACCCGCGTCTCCTCCGCAAGACCGGAACCAGCGACATGAACCTCTATGCCGACGCCTGGGACTGTCCGATGGTTACCTACGGTCCCGGCAACTCGGCGCTCGATCACGCACCCGACGAACGGCTCTCGCTGCCGGAGTTCGATCAGTCGGTCGCGGTGCTCGAGCGGGTCGCGACGACGCTGCGCGGAGGGGACGACGAATGA